From Spirosoma aerolatum, one genomic window encodes:
- a CDS encoding glycoside hydrolase family 2 protein: protein METKHPNTSFSASRPETAVGSEEENLLPRAVLRPNNYVLLDGDWQFALDPEDRGLVDQWYVGHHFDGIAHWPGSIEDHLAQAKGLSLPASWNDKVIAWYEREFTLPTRTEPHSRSMIQLTFGACGYETRVWLNGFLLRTIENEDIHFGEYTSFSYELPEEHLRTNNRLTVRIADTLDAEIPRGKQESHVYKRGGIWYQTYTGAVRSIWLETVERNRLRSRVGVVSEVEDRLVRFSITTRIHDPGDYRVRLAVYDLQATEPMASAEFPLRLEAGQKQQRLVLDIEGAELWSPASPRRYKLIAQLIDSDGYVAQIESLFGLRKIEARGRKIYLNNESIYLDGILYQPGTATYEEMKQHMLAMKELGCNLVRVHIAGVDPRIYNLADKLGLLLWVEVPSPHSSTARSRQNHRAELLRMVSLISSHPSVVIWSLYNEDWGAQDIASNAETRQYIMDMYHYMKLAYPQYLIVDNDGWHHISFEGRLKSDLLTAHLYTPDLTDWRTLLDRLSAGELTGVAAFPLVVGDPFFYRRQVPLLVSEWGGFGFVNYGGPATSSDRAETIRLFKQALQQYPIAGDIYTQATNIEEEQNGLMDVKTGDLWVPPGLLRSAPKPESE, encoded by the coding sequence ATGGAAACCAAACATCCGAACACGAGTTTTTCGGCCAGCCGTCCCGAAACGGCAGTTGGCTCCGAAGAAGAAAATCTACTTCCCCGTGCGGTTCTTCGGCCTAATAATTACGTACTGCTCGATGGAGACTGGCAGTTTGCGCTGGACCCCGAGGATCGTGGCCTAGTCGACCAATGGTATGTGGGGCATCATTTCGACGGAATAGCGCACTGGCCCGGTTCAATTGAAGATCATTTGGCGCAGGCCAAAGGCTTAAGTCTTCCGGCCTCCTGGAATGATAAGGTCATAGCCTGGTATGAACGTGAATTCACGTTGCCTACCCGAACCGAGCCCCATTCCCGCTCCATGATTCAATTGACGTTTGGTGCCTGTGGGTATGAAACCCGAGTGTGGCTTAACGGCTTTTTATTACGCACCATCGAAAATGAAGACATACACTTTGGCGAGTATACGTCTTTTTCTTACGAATTGCCGGAAGAACACCTTCGCACAAACAACCGCCTGACGGTTCGGATTGCCGATACGCTGGATGCCGAAATTCCACGGGGTAAACAGGAGTCGCATGTGTATAAGCGCGGGGGAATCTGGTATCAAACCTACACGGGTGCCGTACGTAGTATCTGGCTGGAAACCGTCGAACGGAATCGCTTGCGCTCACGAGTTGGTGTAGTGAGTGAAGTAGAAGATCGGCTGGTCCGATTCAGTATTACCACCCGCATTCATGATCCGGGCGATTATCGGGTACGCCTGGCCGTTTACGACCTGCAAGCCACCGAGCCAATGGCCAGCGCCGAATTTCCTTTGCGGCTCGAAGCTGGTCAGAAACAACAACGGCTGGTACTGGATATAGAAGGTGCCGAGTTATGGTCACCCGCTTCTCCCCGACGTTATAAATTGATTGCCCAACTGATTGACTCCGACGGCTATGTTGCTCAGATTGAAAGCCTGTTTGGTCTCCGCAAGATTGAGGCCCGAGGCCGAAAGATTTACTTAAACAACGAATCGATTTACCTGGATGGAATTCTGTACCAACCCGGCACAGCCACCTACGAGGAGATGAAGCAGCATATGCTGGCCATGAAAGAACTGGGTTGTAATCTGGTCCGGGTGCACATTGCCGGAGTTGACCCGCGCATTTATAACCTGGCCGACAAACTGGGGCTTTTACTGTGGGTGGAAGTCCCCAGTCCACATAGTTCAACGGCTCGAAGCCGCCAGAACCACCGGGCCGAACTGCTCCGCATGGTGTCACTTATCAGTTCACATCCGTCGGTGGTGATCTGGAGTCTTTACAATGAGGATTGGGGGGCTCAGGATATAGCCAGCAATGCCGAAACCCGGCAATACATCATGGACATGTACCATTACATGAAGCTGGCTTATCCACAATACCTTATCGTCGATAATGATGGCTGGCATCATATTTCGTTTGAAGGCCGACTAAAGTCGGACCTGTTGACGGCGCACCTGTATACACCCGACCTGACGGACTGGCGGACTCTGCTTGATCGGCTCAGTGCCGGTGAACTTACCGGGGTGGCCGCCTTTCCACTGGTGGTTGGCGACCCGTTTTTTTACCGTCGACAGGTGCCCTTACTGGTGAGTGAATGGGGTGGCTTCGGCTTTGTGAACTACGGTGGCCCGGCTACCTCCAGCGATCGGGCAGAGACCATCCGGCTCTTTAAGCAGGCCTTACAACAGTATCCGATCGCAGGCGATATTTATACCCAGGCCACCAATATCGAGGAGGAACAGAATGGATTGATGGATGTAAAAACAGGCGATTTATGGGTACCCCCTGGCCTGCTCCGGTCAGCCCCTAAGCCGGAGTCGGAGTAA
- a CDS encoding response regulator, whose protein sequence is MPRYSTSNSVVRQLQIVFSFSTLLLLISLIASFYSIQQLIENSKLVNHTNEVLIESENIISFMKDAETAQRGYLITLDPLFLQPYNGSYEKVSRSLGRVEELTGDNSPQQKNLAEVKRLYEAKFVQMQRVINLVRQHKAFATDTINRHREMIRGKQIMDTLRATINTIKSQEQSILKRRIEQQDIYITYTPFLLVIAAIISMLITSFTYVRIKQDLDDRIAHQKKAEEKYIETNQRIAVLEDITHDIAEGDYAVRSDDTKDDDLGRIGSALNLMASALERTFTDLQNRTWLQTGSVRISDAIRGQRDLSKLSSNLINTLAEYLNAPVGTVYLTENDRQYTLSGSYAAQGAPRTVRSGNGLVGQAIQAKKTLVVHDLPADYSRVSSSVGESRPTSLVIVPLLFADTCVGAIELGFFRAPRPLDIEFLEMNQESIAIGVNAALDYMKLQAFLEETQAQSEELQSQHSELENLNAELEAQAQRLQASEEELRVQQEELQQTNTELEERGLLLEEKNDEIQRKADELELTTRYKSEFLANMSHELRTPLNSILLLSRLLAENHEETLTAEQIEYAKVIQSSGNGLLGLIDEILDLSKIEAGQMKLDYQEVPINELTDELQSLFALLAKEKGLDFSIRLAPDCPAQITTDRMRLGQILKNLLSNALKFTASGRVSLTINRQPGNANRLLFVVNDTGIGIPAEKQPLIFEAFQQADGSTKRKYGGTGLGLSISRELVKLLGGEITLVSQVNEGSEFTVSLPIHKDEQTSIPEPVPAPVEPAPLAPATPPTPEVKYISSVIPEAIPDDRDNITDQDKIILIVEDDANFAKSLLEYSRKKGYKGVVAVRGDEGLKLAGIYKPVGILLDIELPIMSGWQVMDALKADPKTRPIPVHIMSSHRLKNESLMKGAVDFVDKPMAFEQMQEVFKKIEYVLSRDSKKVLIIEDNPKHAKALAYFLETFNINSELKSTVKDGIDALKQNEIDCVILDMGIPDHKAYETLEEAKKTPGLEKLPIIIFTGKSLSMAEELKIKKYADSIVVKTAHSYQRMLDEVSLFLHLMEEAKQSNNKGKTKKLGALGQVLNEKTVLVVDDDVRNIFSLSKALEQFNMSVVAALDGKEALQKLEENPAIDVVLLDMMMPHMDGYETAQKIREHYQWRNLPVIAVTAKAMIGDREKCIRAGASDYITKPVDVDQLVSLLRVWLYERS, encoded by the coding sequence ATGCCGCGTTACTCAACTTCAAATTCGGTCGTTCGACAGTTGCAGATTGTCTTTTCGTTTTCGACGCTGTTGCTTCTGATCAGCCTGATCGCATCGTTTTACAGCATTCAGCAACTGATCGAAAATTCAAAACTGGTGAATCATACCAATGAGGTGCTCATTGAATCGGAGAACATCATTTCGTTCATGAAAGATGCTGAAACGGCACAACGTGGTTACCTCATTACGCTTGATCCGCTCTTTCTCCAACCATACAATGGTAGTTATGAAAAAGTGTCGAGGAGCTTAGGCCGGGTCGAGGAGCTAACCGGTGATAATTCGCCACAGCAGAAAAATCTGGCGGAAGTTAAACGGTTGTACGAGGCTAAGTTTGTTCAGATGCAGCGGGTGATCAATCTGGTTCGTCAGCACAAGGCGTTTGCCACGGATACCATCAACCGCCATCGGGAAATGATTCGGGGGAAACAGATTATGGACACCCTCCGGGCCACCATCAACACCATAAAAAGTCAGGAGCAGAGTATACTGAAGCGCCGAATTGAGCAGCAGGACATATACATTACTTATACGCCATTTCTGCTGGTGATTGCTGCCATTATTTCGATGCTGATCACCAGTTTCACCTACGTGCGCATTAAACAGGATCTCGACGATCGGATTGCCCACCAGAAAAAAGCCGAGGAAAAGTACATCGAAACCAACCAGCGAATAGCTGTTCTGGAAGACATCACCCACGATATTGCTGAAGGGGATTATGCCGTACGGAGCGACGATACGAAAGATGATGACCTGGGCCGTATCGGTAGCGCACTCAACCTGATGGCCAGTGCATTGGAACGAACATTTACGGATTTGCAGAATCGTACCTGGCTACAGACGGGTTCCGTACGAATAAGTGACGCTATTCGTGGTCAGCGTGATCTGTCAAAGTTAAGTTCGAACCTGATTAACACCCTTGCCGAATACCTGAATGCACCAGTTGGAACCGTTTATCTGACCGAAAATGATCGCCAATATACGTTGTCGGGGAGCTATGCCGCGCAGGGGGCACCCAGAACCGTCAGGTCGGGAAATGGACTAGTAGGGCAGGCTATTCAGGCGAAGAAAACCCTTGTTGTACACGATTTACCCGCAGATTACAGCCGAGTAAGCTCGTCGGTAGGCGAAAGCAGGCCCACGTCGCTGGTTATTGTTCCGCTCCTGTTTGCCGACACCTGTGTCGGGGCTATTGAGTTGGGCTTTTTTCGGGCTCCCAGACCGCTGGATATCGAATTTCTGGAAATGAATCAGGAGTCGATCGCGATTGGTGTCAATGCCGCACTTGATTATATGAAACTTCAGGCTTTCCTTGAAGAAACACAGGCGCAGTCCGAAGAATTACAGTCTCAACATTCGGAACTTGAAAATCTGAATGCCGAGCTGGAGGCTCAGGCGCAACGGTTACAGGCTTCGGAAGAGGAGCTTCGGGTTCAGCAGGAAGAATTGCAGCAGACCAACACCGAGCTGGAAGAGCGTGGCTTATTGCTGGAAGAAAAAAATGACGAGATTCAACGGAAGGCCGACGAACTGGAACTGACGACCCGCTACAAGTCGGAATTCCTGGCGAATATGTCGCACGAATTGCGGACTCCGCTCAATTCCATATTACTATTGAGCCGATTGCTGGCCGAAAATCATGAAGAGACGCTTACCGCTGAGCAGATCGAATATGCTAAAGTCATCCAATCGTCGGGGAATGGACTGCTGGGGCTGATCGACGAAATTCTGGACTTATCGAAGATTGAAGCTGGGCAGATGAAGCTCGATTATCAGGAAGTGCCCATTAACGAGCTTACCGATGAACTCCAGTCGCTGTTTGCCTTGTTGGCGAAAGAAAAAGGGCTGGATTTTTCGATTCGTTTGGCCCCCGATTGTCCGGCTCAGATCACGACCGACCGGATGAGATTGGGTCAGATTCTGAAAAACCTGCTATCGAACGCCCTCAAATTTACGGCTTCGGGTCGTGTGAGCCTAACGATCAATCGGCAACCAGGCAATGCAAACCGGCTCCTGTTTGTCGTAAACGATACGGGTATCGGTATTCCGGCCGAAAAGCAACCGCTCATTTTTGAAGCATTCCAGCAGGCCGACGGCTCAACAAAGCGCAAGTATGGTGGAACGGGTCTGGGGCTGTCGATCAGTCGCGAACTGGTCAAACTGCTAGGGGGTGAAATTACCTTGGTAAGTCAGGTGAACGAGGGCAGTGAGTTTACGGTTAGTTTACCGATCCATAAGGATGAACAGACATCGATTCCCGAACCTGTTCCTGCGCCGGTCGAACCAGCGCCTTTGGCTCCGGCGACGCCCCCAACCCCTGAAGTAAAATACATTAGTTCGGTAATCCCGGAAGCGATTCCTGATGATCGGGACAACATTACCGATCAGGATAAAATTATCCTGATCGTAGAAGACGATGCGAATTTTGCCAAGTCGCTGCTGGAATATTCTCGAAAGAAAGGGTACAAAGGGGTCGTGGCTGTTCGGGGCGATGAAGGACTTAAGCTGGCAGGCATCTATAAACCTGTGGGCATTCTGCTCGATATTGAGCTACCCATCATGAGTGGCTGGCAGGTGATGGATGCCCTGAAAGCCGACCCGAAAACCCGACCTATACCCGTGCATATTATGTCGTCGCATCGGCTCAAGAACGAAAGCCTGATGAAAGGAGCCGTCGATTTTGTCGATAAGCCTATGGCCTTCGAGCAGATGCAGGAGGTGTTTAAAAAGATCGAATATGTGCTCAGTCGCGACTCGAAAAAAGTACTGATCATTGAAGATAACCCGAAACATGCCAAAGCGCTGGCGTACTTTCTGGAAACGTTCAATATCAATTCGGAGTTGAAAAGCACTGTAAAAGACGGTATCGATGCCTTAAAACAGAATGAGATCGACTGTGTCATTCTGGACATGGGAATTCCGGATCATAAAGCCTACGAAACGCTGGAAGAAGCCAAGAAAACCCCAGGACTGGAAAAACTGCCGATCATCATTTTCACCGGCAAGAGCCTGTCGATGGCCGAAGAACTGAAGATTAAGAAGTATGCCGACTCGATCGTGGTCAAAACAGCCCATTCGTACCAGCGTATGCTCGATGAAGTATCCTTGTTTCTGCACCTGATGGAAGAAGCCAAGCAGAGTAATAACAAAGGTAAAACGAAGAAATTGGGCGCGTTGGGCCAGGTATTGAACGAAAAAACGGTGCTGGTCGTGGACGATGACGTACGCAATATCTTCTCGCTGTCGAAAGCCCTTGAGCAGTTCAATATGTCGGTAGTGGCAGCGTTGGATGGGAAAGAAGCCTTGCAGAAACTGGAGGAGAATCCGGCTATTGATGTGGTATTGCTGGATATGATGATGCCCCACATGGACGGCTACGAGACGGCCCAAAAAATTCGGGAACATTACCAGTGGCGCAACCTGCCTGTGATTGCTGTAACGGCTAAGGCTATGATCGGTGATCGGGAAAAATGCATTCGGGCTGGAGCCTCCGACTATATTACAAAACCAGTAGATGTTGATCAACTAGTGTCCTTATTACGGGTGTGGCTTTATGAGCGTTCATAA
- a CDS encoding bifunctional UDP-N-acetylmuramoyl-tripeptide:D-alanyl-D-alanine ligase/alanine racemase, with protein MKTKLFQLTNKQWLTDSRQVTGNTEDAVFFAIQGEHHNGHDYIGELYRKGIRQFVVERSALTPERRAEWLAYTDATFVEVDSSLQTIQTLAAEHRRQFHIPIIGITGSNGKTIVKEWLAQLLEGSASNRGFVVAKSPKSYNSQLGVPLSVHELADNHTIGIFEAGISKAHEMKALEAIIHPTIGIFTNVGTAHDEGFRTRKQKIAEKLRLFIHADTLIYSTDYTEIDEEINLLLKAVNPDMRLITWSLTGRKAICQVAVQGDQLRLTKDGQTYPLKLPFTDPASVENLIHCLVTMLVLRPWSTDELQSRLNRLRPVSMRLEQKEGINNSILIDDSYNNDVAGLKLALRFLNQQNPRDRRVVILSDVLQSGQPEDELYALVGNLMQIHDIAQFVGIGPVVSRNAHFFSDNSLFYPDTEAFLNQFPFYNLRDSTVLVKGARPFSFERIVARLERKVHGTVLQINLDALTHNLNYYREKVGADTKIMVMVKAFAYGSGSAEVAQLLQFHRVDYLGVAYADEGVTLRQHGVHLPIMVMNPAPETFSTLLEYQLEPEIYSMRLLREWGAFVGRSVEPETRSQEHEILSKTVPARRLAPGSLHLKIDTGMHRLGFLEEEIPIVAQYIRQHPAMRVATVFSHLVGSDDAQFNSFSKQQYETFLRCTNALEAELGYRPTRHLLNSAGIVRFPDYRLDMIRLGIGLYGVEASGIDQSALQTVGTLRSVISQIKTVRAGESIGYSRRGVLDHDARIATIAIGYADGFDRRLGNGRGEVWVNGTRCPTVGNVCMDMTMIDVTKAQANEGDEVTIFGVELPITDLARSIETIPYEILTGISERVKRVFFKEGN; from the coding sequence ATGAAAACGAAGTTATTTCAATTAACCAATAAACAGTGGCTGACCGATTCGCGGCAGGTGACGGGCAACACTGAAGATGCTGTGTTTTTTGCGATCCAGGGCGAACATCACAACGGGCATGATTACATCGGTGAGTTGTACCGGAAGGGTATTCGTCAGTTTGTCGTCGAGCGGTCGGCATTGACACCGGAGCGCCGGGCCGAATGGCTCGCGTACACTGATGCAACGTTTGTGGAGGTGGATAGCAGTCTGCAAACAATACAAACGCTGGCAGCCGAACATCGACGGCAGTTTCATATACCCATTATCGGCATAACGGGCAGCAACGGCAAAACCATCGTGAAAGAGTGGCTGGCTCAATTGCTGGAAGGTAGTGCATCGAATCGGGGGTTTGTCGTTGCCAAAAGTCCCAAGAGTTATAACTCCCAGCTGGGTGTACCCCTGTCGGTGCATGAATTGGCCGACAATCATACCATCGGTATTTTTGAAGCGGGGATTTCCAAAGCGCACGAAATGAAGGCGCTGGAAGCCATTATCCACCCAACGATTGGCATCTTTACCAATGTCGGAACGGCACATGATGAAGGGTTCCGAACCCGGAAACAGAAAATAGCCGAGAAACTTCGGCTGTTTATCCATGCCGATACCCTGATCTATTCGACTGATTATACGGAAATTGACGAGGAGATAAACCTGCTTCTCAAGGCTGTTAATCCAGATATGCGGCTGATTACCTGGTCGTTGACGGGGCGTAAAGCGATCTGCCAGGTAGCTGTTCAGGGGGATCAGTTACGGTTGACAAAAGATGGACAGACCTATCCGCTGAAATTACCGTTTACTGATCCGGCTTCGGTCGAAAACCTGATTCATTGTCTGGTTACGATGCTAGTGTTGCGGCCCTGGTCGACCGATGAACTACAAAGCCGTCTAAATCGACTCCGGCCCGTGTCGATGCGTCTGGAGCAGAAAGAGGGCATCAACAACAGCATCCTGATCGACGACTCATACAACAATGACGTAGCCGGGCTAAAACTGGCCCTTCGTTTTCTGAATCAGCAAAATCCACGTGATCGCCGGGTGGTTATTTTGTCGGATGTATTGCAGTCGGGCCAACCAGAGGATGAACTCTATGCACTGGTTGGGAATCTGATGCAGATTCACGATATCGCTCAATTTGTTGGTATTGGTCCTGTGGTGAGCCGAAACGCACACTTTTTTTCCGATAATAGCCTGTTTTACCCAGATACGGAAGCATTTCTGAATCAGTTTCCCTTTTATAACCTGCGCGACAGCACTGTATTGGTAAAAGGAGCCAGACCGTTCTCGTTCGAACGAATCGTAGCCCGGCTGGAGCGGAAAGTACATGGAACTGTGCTTCAAATAAATCTGGATGCCTTAACGCATAACCTGAATTATTATCGGGAAAAGGTAGGGGCCGATACGAAAATTATGGTTATGGTAAAGGCGTTTGCGTATGGTAGCGGTAGTGCAGAAGTGGCCCAACTGCTTCAGTTTCACCGGGTCGATTACCTCGGCGTAGCCTATGCCGATGAAGGCGTAACACTCCGGCAACATGGCGTACATCTACCCATAATGGTCATGAATCCGGCTCCCGAAACCTTTTCAACTTTGCTCGAATACCAGCTTGAACCCGAAATCTACAGTATGCGTCTGTTGCGGGAGTGGGGCGCTTTTGTAGGCAGGAGCGTGGAACCGGAAACCAGGAGCCAAGAACATGAAATACTGTCTAAAACTGTCCCCGCCCGGCGCCTGGCTCCCGGCTCCCTGCACCTGAAAATCGACACAGGAATGCACCGACTTGGGTTTCTGGAGGAGGAGATACCCATCGTTGCCCAGTATATTCGGCAACATCCGGCCATGCGGGTGGCCACCGTATTCAGTCATTTAGTAGGGTCGGACGATGCCCAGTTCAATTCGTTTTCAAAGCAGCAATACGAAACCTTTTTGCGCTGTACCAACGCCCTGGAAGCCGAATTGGGCTATCGACCGACCCGCCATCTGCTCAATTCAGCAGGCATTGTTCGCTTCCCCGATTATCGGCTGGATATGATACGGCTGGGCATTGGCCTGTACGGGGTTGAAGCAAGTGGTATCGATCAATCGGCCTTGCAGACCGTGGGAACGTTGCGGTCGGTAATTAGTCAGATCAAAACCGTGCGGGCGGGCGAGTCAATCGGGTATAGCCGACGTGGCGTACTGGATCACGATGCCCGGATTGCCACTATTGCCATTGGTTATGCCGACGGATTTGACCGACGGCTGGGCAATGGAAGGGGAGAAGTGTGGGTGAACGGCACCCGCTGCCCAACGGTTGGCAATGTGTGTATGGATATGACCATGATCGACGTAACGAAGGCGCAGGCAAACGAAGGCGATGAGGTCACGATCTTTGGTGTTGAACTCCCTATTACCGACCTTGCCCGGTCTATCGAAACGATTCCCTACGAAATCCTGACAGGGATTAGCGAGCGGGTCAAGCGGGTGTTCTTTAAAGAAGGAAACTAA
- a CDS encoding response regulator — translation MAKKRVLIIDDDSRNIFALTATLRAKSFDCLSCSSALDALVILQTDEVIDAVLIDMMMPEMDGYEAIPRIKAIDQRKNTPIIAVTAQAMIGDREKCLRAGASDYIAKPIDVDRLLRILN, via the coding sequence ATGGCTAAAAAACGAGTCCTGATTATAGACGATGATTCGCGGAATATTTTTGCGCTGACTGCTACGCTTCGGGCCAAATCGTTCGACTGTCTTTCCTGTTCCAGTGCGCTGGACGCATTAGTTATTCTGCAAACGGATGAGGTAATCGATGCCGTTCTGATCGATATGATGATGCCCGAAATGGACGGTTATGAGGCCATTCCCCGCATAAAAGCCATCGATCAGCGGAAAAATACGCCCATTATAGCGGTGACAGCCCAGGCAATGATCGGTGACCGGGAAAAATGCCTTCGGGCAGGCGCTTCGGATTACATTGCCAAACCCATCGATGTTGATCGATTGTTAAGAATATTAAACTAG
- a CDS encoding sensor histidine kinase → MILIVDDRPENIIPLKKILELHRFSVDTAESGEEALKKILKTDYSVIILDVQMPGMDGFEVANAISGFSKARDSSIIFLSAVNTEKRFITKGYTSGGIDYLTKPVDPDILVLKVKTLDKLYQQQHELRAAQDSLRKEVNVRKQAQEELAKRMQELQAVLASLPQMAFTIKPDGIIEYVNEHWFRYSADANTFPTMHPDDASVCNDWHQALEQGEEFTREVRLQELGMESYRYHLLRIIPIVRDGGRVRWIGTFTDIHPQKQTAELLEQQVNLRTSELLLKNTELEQTNHELQQFTWVVSHDLKEPLRKIQLLNDTIRERFLKDNPEAVLYLDRSIRSSARMAELIKDLLTYSQLSEPEPFQSTDLNGLIQELLLDFDDQINRKGATIFIDPLPVLDAIPMRLRQVFQNLLSNALKFTKPDQPPIIHIRSERVATKDIDADPSPEGPFCRITFTDNGIGFDERFLKRIFIIFQRLHNRTAFEGTGIGLAIAKKNIDKHHGLISARSRVDEGASFILILPIKQV, encoded by the coding sequence ATGATTCTTATCGTTGATGACAGGCCAGAGAATATAATTCCCCTGAAAAAAATTCTGGAACTGCATCGTTTTTCGGTCGACACCGCCGAATCGGGTGAAGAAGCCCTTAAAAAGATACTGAAAACCGACTACTCCGTCATCATTCTGGATGTGCAGATGCCCGGTATGGATGGCTTTGAGGTGGCTAATGCTATCTCTGGCTTTAGTAAAGCACGCGATTCGTCTATTATCTTTCTTTCGGCAGTCAATACCGAAAAGCGATTTATCACCAAAGGCTATACATCGGGGGGAATAGACTACCTCACTAAGCCCGTAGATCCAGATATTCTGGTTCTGAAAGTGAAAACGCTGGATAAACTCTATCAGCAACAGCACGAATTACGGGCTGCTCAGGATTCGCTTCGCAAAGAAGTTAATGTACGTAAGCAGGCGCAGGAAGAGCTTGCCAAGCGTATGCAGGAGTTACAGGCTGTACTGGCTTCCTTGCCCCAGATGGCGTTTACGATTAAACCCGATGGCATTATAGAATATGTAAACGAGCACTGGTTTCGCTATTCGGCTGATGCAAATACCTTCCCAACGATGCATCCCGACGACGCAAGCGTTTGTAATGACTGGCATCAGGCATTGGAGCAGGGGGAAGAATTTACACGTGAAGTCCGGTTGCAGGAACTAGGAATGGAATCCTATCGCTACCATCTTTTACGTATTATTCCCATTGTGCGTGATGGCGGCCGGGTTCGTTGGATTGGCACGTTTACCGATATTCATCCACAGAAACAGACCGCCGAATTGCTGGAACAACAGGTCAATCTGCGAACGAGTGAACTGCTACTGAAAAATACCGAACTGGAGCAGACCAATCATGAACTACAACAGTTTACCTGGGTAGTTTCGCATGACCTGAAAGAGCCATTACGAAAAATTCAGTTACTGAACGACACTATCCGGGAGCGGTTCCTGAAAGATAACCCCGAAGCCGTGCTGTACCTGGATCGGTCGATTCGATCGTCGGCCCGGATGGCTGAATTGATTAAAGACCTGCTTACGTATTCCCAGCTTTCGGAACCGGAACCGTTTCAGTCGACCGATCTGAATGGGTTGATTCAGGAGCTTTTGCTTGACTTTGATGACCAGATCAATCGGAAAGGTGCCACAATTTTCATTGATCCCCTGCCTGTGCTGGATGCGATTCCGATGCGGCTCCGGCAGGTTTTTCAAAATTTACTGAGTAATGCGCTCAAGTTTACAAAACCCGACCAGCCACCCATCATTCATATTCGGTCAGAGCGGGTGGCAACAAAAGATATCGACGCAGACCCATCGCCCGAGGGACCCTTTTGCCGAATTACGTTTACCGATAATGGCATTGGGTTTGATGAGAGATTCCTGAAACGCATCTTCATTATTTTTCAGCGACTACACAATCGAACCGCCTTTGAAGGAACCGGCATTGGACTGGCCATCGCAAAAAAGAATATAGATAAACATCATGGTCTGATTTCAGCCCGTAGCCGAGTCGATGAGGGTGCCAGTTTTATCCTGATCCTACCCATAAAGCAAGTATGA